In Oryctolagus cuniculus chromosome X, mOryCun1.1, whole genome shotgun sequence, a single window of DNA contains:
- the LOC100348852 gene encoding zinc finger X-linked protein ZXDB — MEIPRPLPAHGTPQGGSGCGGSSAGGVRVHRSPDLSAGQTPARRLLLLRGPQDGGPGRRREEARTASRGLGPSLLAPRPDSAGGGGGGGDDDFFLVLLDPVGGDVETVGAGKAAGPVWREEAEAGPEPQRGESGASPAARPALGPRCLSAAPVRSPAPALGSGPAAAFAGTITIHNQDLLLRFENGVLTLATPPLPAWEPGVGPAPQPRDLIVPQAGLPHATQPGDCPELPPDLLLAEPAEPAPAPAPEEEAEGQAAAPSPRGSLGPSPGVVLYLCPEAQCGQTFAKKHQLKVHLLTHSSSQGQRPFKCPLGGCGWTFTTSYKLKRHLQSHDKLRPFGCPAEGCGKSFTTVYNLKAHMKGHEQENSFKCEVCEESFPTQAKLSAHQRSHFEPERPYQCAFSGCKKTFITVSALFSHNRAHFREQELFSCSFPGCSKQYDKACRLKIHLRSHTGERPFLCDFDGCGWNFTSMSKLLRHKRKHDDDRRFTCPVEGCGKSFTRAEHLKGHSITHLGTKPFVCPVEGCCARFSARSSLYIHSKKHLQDVDTWKSRCPVSTCNKLFTSKHSMKTHMAKRHNLGQDLLAQLEATDSLTPSNELTSQGQNDLSDAEIVSLFSDVPGNSSAAVLDTALVNSGILTIDVASVSSSLAGTLPASNNNSLGQAVDPRALMATSDLPQSLDTSLFFGTTAASFQQNTLDTDDVSGAAAGPLGSLGSVAMKSSSPEPQALTPSSKLTVDTEALTPSSTLCENSVSELLTPTKADWNVHPDSDFFRREGQTQFGFSNPTGNHGSQKERDLTTVTGSSFLV, encoded by the coding sequence ATGGAAATCCCGAGGCCGCTCCCAGCTCACGGGACACCACAGGGCGGCAGCGGCTGTGGCGGTAGCTCCGCGGGCGGCGTCCGGGTCCACCGAAGTCCTGACCTGTCGGCTGGTCAGACCCCGGCGCGCCGCCTCCTGCTGCTCCGGGGCCCCCAAGATGGCGGGCCCGGGCGGCGGCGCGAAGAGGCCCGCACTGCCTCACGGGGCCTGGGCCCGAGCTTGTTGGCGCCGAGGCCGGATTctgccggcggcggcggcggcggcggcgacgacGACTTCTTCCTGGTGCTGCTCGACCCGGTGGGTGGCGACGTGGAGACCGTGGGCGCGGGTAAGGCCGCAGGGCCCGTGTGGAGGGAGGAGGCCGAGGCGGGGCCGGAGCCCCAACGGGGCGAGAGCGGCGCGAGCCCTGCGGCCCGGCCTGCGCTGGGCCCCCGCTGCCTGTCCGCGGCCCCCGTCCGGTCCCCGGCCCCGGCTCTAGGCTCGGGCCCCGCGGCGGCCTTCGCGGGTACCATCACTATCCACAACCAGGACCTGCTATTGCGCTTTGAGAACGGCGTCCTCACTCTGGCCACGCCCCCGCTGCCGGCTTGGGAGCCTGGGGTCGGGCCTGCCCCGCAACCTAGGGATCTGATCGTCCCTCAAGCTGGGCTGCCGCACGCCACGCAACCTGGCGACTGCCCAGAGCTGCCGCCTGACCTCCTCCTGGCGGAGCCGGCAGAACCCGCGCCAGCCCCTGCGCccgaggaggaggcagagggccaAGCTGCCGCTCCGAGCCCCCGCGGGTCACTGGGCCCAAGCCCAGGCGTGGTGCTATACCTGTGCCCCGAGGCACAGTGTGGGCAAACCTTCGCCAAGAAGCACCAGCTGAAGGTGCACCTGCTGAcacacagcagcagccagggccaacGGCCCTTCAAGTGCCCTTTGGGCGGCTGTGGCTGGACCTTCACCACCTCGTACAAGCTCAAAAGACATCTGCAGTCTCACGACAAACTGCGGCCCTTTGGCTGCCCTGCGGAAGGCTGTGGCAAGAGCTTCACCACCGTATACAACCTCAAGGCACACATGAAGGGCCATGAGCAGGAGAACTCTTTCAAATGCGAAGTGTGTGAGGAGAGCTTCCCCACACAGGCCAAGCTCAGCGCCCATCAGCGTAGCCACTTCGAGCCCGAGAGGCCCTACCAGTGTGCGTTTTCCGGCTGCAAGAAGACATTCATTACAGTGAGTGCCCTGTTTTCCCATAACCGTGCCCATTTCAGGGAACAGGAACTCTTTTCCTGCTCTTTTCCTGGCTGCAGCAAACAGTATGACAAGGCTTGTAGGCTGAAAATTCACCTGCGGAGCCACACGGGTGAGAGACCTTTCCTTTGTGACTTTGATGGCTGTGGCTGGAACTTCACCAGCATGTCTAAACTCTTAAGGCACAAAAGGAAGCACGACGATGACCGGAGGTTCACGTGCCCCGTGGAAGGCTGTGGGAAATCTTTCACGAGAGCCGAGCATCTGAAAGGCCACAGCATAACCCACTTGGGCACAAAACCTTTCGTGTGTCCTGTAGAAGGCTGTTGTGCCAGGTTCTCCGCTCGAAGTAGTCTCTACATTCACTCCAAGAAACACCTGCAAGATGTGGACACTTGGAAAAGCCGTTGTCCGGTCTCCACCTGTAATAAGCTCTTCACCTCCAAGCACAGCATGAAGACCCACATGGCCAAAAGGCACAACCTTGGCCAGGATCTCTTAGCTCAGCTAGAAGCCACAGATTCTCTTACACCCAGCAATGAACTTACCAGCCAGGGACAGAATGATCTCAGTGATGCCGAGATAGTGTCTCTCTTCTCTGATGTGCCTGGCAATAGTTCTGCTGCAGTGTTGGACACAGCATTAGTGAACTCTGGGATCTTGACCATCGATGTGGCTTCTGTAAGCTCATCTCTGGCAGGGACCCTCCCTGCTAGTAATAATAATTCCTTAGGGCAGGCTGTGGACCCCCGGGCCTTGATGGCCACCAGTGACCTTCCTCAAAGTCTGGATACCTCTCTCTTTTTTGGAACAACGGCAGCCAGTTTTCAGCAGAACACCTTAGATACGGATGATGTCTCAGGTGCAGCTGCCGGGCCCTTGGGATCTCTGGGTTCTGTGGCTATGAAAAGCTCCAGTCCTGAGCCCCAAGCTTTGACACCCAGCAGTAAGTTAACAGTGGACACAGAAGCTCTGACTCCTTCCAGCACCCTTTGTGAAAACAGTGTCTCAGAACTACTGACACCAACCAAAGCAGATTGGAATGTACATCCTGACTCTGACTTCTTCAGACGGGAGGGACAAACCCAGTTTGGATTCTCCAATCCAACAGGAAACCATGGttctcagaaagaaagagatcttaccACAGTGACTGGCAGCTCATTTCTGGTATGA